A window from Gammaproteobacteria bacterium encodes these proteins:
- a CDS encoding diacylglycerol kinase encodes MAKPGDTGVQRVIKAAGYSRQGLKAAWCHEAAFRQEVVLTILLTPLACWLAKSNIELALLIGSLLLVLMVELLNSAVEAVVDRVSGDHHELSGRAKDIGSAAVFVSLVNVAVIWLIILLR; translated from the coding sequence ATGGCTAAGCCCGGCGACACCGGCGTCCAGCGTGTGATCAAGGCCGCCGGTTACTCCCGGCAAGGATTAAAGGCGGCATGGTGTCATGAAGCGGCGTTCCGGCAGGAGGTGGTGTTAACAATATTGTTGACGCCACTTGCCTGCTGGTTGGCGAAATCAAATATCGAGCTGGCGTTGTTGATCGGCAGTTTGCTGCTGGTGTTGATGGTTGAGTTATTGAATTCAGCCGTTGAGGCAGTGGTAGATCGTGTCAGCGGCGATCATCATGAGTTATCGGGCCGCGCCAAAGATATTGGTTCCGCCGCCGTATTTGTATCGCTAGTCAATGTAGCCGTCATTTGGCTGATTATTCTTTTACGCTAA
- the gcvT gene encoding glycine cleavage system aminomethyltransferase GcvT: MAQQTPLYAEHVAAGGKIVDFAGWEMPLHYGSQLEEHNAVRQGAGMFDVSHMTVVDLRGARTREFLRYLLANDVAKLTQSGKALYSCMLKDDGNVIDDLIVYFVQEDFFRVVVNAATRAKDLAWIEQQARKFDIDVKERAELAMIAVQGPQARAKAAQVFTPEQAQVAANLKPFFAGAAGELFIARTGYTGEDGYEVMVPAAQAAALWQALSKIGVRPCGLGARDSLRLEAGMNLYGSDMDETVGPLESGLTWTIAFEPGDRQFIGRAALESQRIKGGLRKFVGLVLEERGVLRSHQPVQLNGKVVGETTSGGFSPTLNRSIAFARVDAVVADRCQVDVRGKALNCRVVKMPFVRNGKSCIEL, from the coding sequence ATGGCGCAACAAACTCCACTTTATGCCGAACATGTCGCAGCAGGCGGCAAAATCGTTGATTTCGCTGGCTGGGAAATGCCGCTGCATTATGGCTCGCAACTCGAGGAGCATAATGCCGTACGCCAGGGCGCGGGCATGTTCGATGTCTCGCACATGACGGTGGTTGATTTGCGCGGTGCACGCACGCGCGAGTTTCTGCGTTATTTGTTAGCCAATGATGTCGCCAAGTTGACGCAATCCGGTAAGGCGCTTTACAGCTGCATGCTGAAAGACGATGGTAATGTCATCGACGATCTGATCGTTTATTTCGTGCAAGAAGATTTTTTTCGCGTTGTGGTCAACGCGGCGACACGTGCTAAAGATCTGGCCTGGATCGAACAGCAGGCACGCAAGTTCGATATCGACGTCAAAGAGCGTGCAGAATTGGCGATGATTGCCGTGCAGGGGCCGCAAGCGCGGGCCAAGGCGGCGCAGGTATTTACGCCGGAACAGGCACAAGTGGCGGCGAATCTGAAACCATTTTTTGCGGGCGCCGCCGGAGAGTTGTTTATCGCGCGTACGGGGTATACCGGTGAAGATGGTTATGAAGTGATGGTGCCTGCTGCGCAGGCGGCGGCACTGTGGCAAGCACTGAGTAAAATCGGAGTTCGCCCGTGCGGTTTGGGCGCGCGCGACAGTTTGCGTCTCGAAGCGGGCATGAATCTCTATGGCTCGGACATGGATGAAACCGTCGGCCCGCTGGAATCTGGCTTGACCTGGACGATCGCCTTTGAGCCAGGTGATCGCCAGTTTATCGGTCGTGCCGCGCTTGAATCGCAACGGATCAAAGGCGGTTTGCGTAAGTTCGTCGGCCTGGTGCTGGAAGAGCGTGGTGTATTGCGCTCGCACCAGCCGGTGCAGTTGAATGGAAAGGTTGTGGGTGAAACGACAAGCGGCGGTTTTTCGCCGACGTTGAATCGTTCCATTGCCTTTGCACGTGTCGATGCGGTGGTGGCTGATCGCTGCCAGGTTGATGTCCGTGGTAAGGCGCTTAATTGCCGCGTGGTAAAAATGCCGTTTGTACGTAATGGAAAATCGTGTATCGAATTGTGA
- the gcvPA gene encoding aminomethyl-transferring glycine dehydrogenase subunit GcvPA — protein MPFIPHTERDVQEMLAAIGASSIEQLFDEIPAELRIKGLTNIPAGMSEMEISRLMAERAAGDALGLNFIGAGAYEHHIPAPVWDIATRGEFYSAYTPYQAEASQGTLQLLYEYQTMMASLTGMDVSNASLYDGASALAEAVLMAVRAHRKSKSKRVLVPATLNPAYRKVVDTIVRHQGIELVEIPYCAEKGCTLPESLAKYAGTDIAALVIPQPNFFGVLEDVDALADWARTNGVLSIGVVNPTTLALLTPPGEWGGAGTDIACGEGQPLGIPLSSGGPYFGFICCKQEHVRQLPGRIIGRTVDLDGKPGFTLTLQAREQHIRRSKATSNICTNQGLMVTAATIYMSLIGPEGLERVAAQSHANTNALVERLCKIRGVERVFNGTTFHESVLRLPQSAASVLEELSPRGIFGGYDLGRDFPELKNAILVCATETKTAADIERYATVLTEVLG, from the coding sequence ATGCCGTTTATTCCACATACAGAACGTGACGTGCAAGAAATGCTGGCAGCCATTGGCGCTAGCAGCATCGAGCAGTTATTTGACGAGATCCCCGCTGAGCTGCGGATCAAAGGTCTGACCAATATTCCTGCCGGAATGAGCGAAATGGAAATTTCGCGCCTGATGGCGGAGCGTGCCGCCGGTGATGCGCTGGGATTGAATTTCATCGGCGCCGGTGCCTATGAACATCACATCCCGGCACCGGTGTGGGATATCGCCACCCGTGGCGAGTTTTATAGCGCTTATACGCCATATCAGGCCGAGGCCAGTCAGGGCACCTTGCAGTTGCTGTATGAGTATCAAACCATGATGGCGAGCCTCACCGGCATGGATGTTTCCAATGCCTCGCTTTACGACGGCGCTTCGGCGCTGGCAGAGGCAGTGCTGATGGCGGTACGGGCCCATCGCAAATCAAAGTCCAAGCGCGTGCTAGTGCCGGCAACACTCAATCCAGCATATCGCAAAGTGGTTGATACCATTGTCAGGCATCAAGGCATTGAGTTGGTGGAGATACCGTATTGCGCGGAGAAGGGCTGTACTCTGCCTGAGAGTCTGGCCAAGTATGCAGGTACAGATATCGCGGCGCTGGTCATCCCGCAGCCAAACTTCTTTGGCGTGCTGGAAGATGTTGATGCACTGGCTGATTGGGCGCGGACCAACGGCGTATTGAGTATTGGCGTTGTTAATCCGACCACGCTGGCTTTGCTCACGCCGCCAGGTGAATGGGGTGGCGCAGGAACGGATATCGCTTGCGGCGAAGGCCAGCCGCTGGGTATTCCGTTATCGAGTGGCGGCCCCTATTTTGGATTTATTTGCTGCAAGCAGGAGCATGTGCGGCAATTGCCGGGGCGCATCATCGGTCGCACGGTGGATCTCGATGGCAAGCCCGGATTCACACTCACCTTGCAGGCACGTGAGCAACATATCCGCCGTTCGAAGGCAACATCGAACATTTGTACTAATCAGGGTTTGATGGTGACGGCCGCGACGATTTATATGTCATTGATCGGGCCAGAAGGTCTGGAGCGTGTCGCGGCACAGAGTCATGCGAATACCAATGCGTTGGTTGAGCGTCTGTGCAAGATTCGTGGTGTTGAACGCGTCTTCAACGGCACGACTTTCCATGAATCTGTGCTGCGCTTGCCACAGTCGGCGGCTAGCGTGCTGGAGGAACTGTCGCCGCGAGGCATTTTCGGCGGTTACGATTTAGGGCGTGATTTTCCGGAATTAAAAAATGCCATTCTGGTGTGCGCGACAGAAACCAAAACGGCGGCGGATATTGAGCGTTATGCCACAGTATTGACGGAAGTGTTGGGCTAA
- the gcvPB gene encoding aminomethyl-transferring glycine dehydrogenase subunit GcvPB: MTMKLIFEQSTPGRYAPAQMPQTKADVTAIPAALRRKQRPLLPEVSELQVVRHYTRLSQRNFSIDTQFYPLGSCTMKYNPRICNRLALLPGLAQRHPLAPESSGQGLLACLYELQEMLKEVTGMKGVSLTPAAGAQGEFAGVAMIRAYHDARGDHARTEIIVPDAAHGTNPATAVMCGYKVHELPTKDDGDIDLDALKAAVGPQTAGIMLTNPSTLGVFERRIKEIARIVHEAGGLLYYDGANLNAILGKVRPGEMGFDVIHMNLHKTFSTPHGGGGPGAGPVGVSERLVPFLPVPVVDYDGKQYRWLTEKDRPQTIGRLSAFSGNVGVLLRAYVYARLLGSEGMERVGDYATLNANYLMAQLRKAGFDAAYPQRRATHEFIITLKRQAKEYNATAMDFAKRLLDYGFHAPTTYFPLLVPECLLIEPTETEAKQDLDGFIDAMTKIEHEARENSDHLKGAPYTLPVRRLDDVRAARELDLTWKPAVHG, from the coding sequence ATGACGATGAAGCTGATTTTTGAACAATCCACTCCCGGCCGTTACGCGCCTGCGCAAATGCCGCAGACCAAGGCGGATGTCACTGCCATTCCGGCGGCATTGCGGCGCAAACAACGCCCCTTGTTGCCAGAAGTATCTGAGTTGCAGGTAGTGCGCCATTACACCCGTTTGTCACAGCGTAATTTTTCTATTGATACCCAGTTCTATCCGCTGGGTTCCTGCACCATGAAATACAATCCGCGCATTTGTAATCGTCTGGCCTTGTTGCCGGGCTTGGCGCAGCGTCATCCTTTGGCGCCGGAATCCAGTGGCCAAGGTTTGCTCGCCTGCCTGTATGAATTGCAGGAGATGTTGAAGGAAGTCACGGGCATGAAGGGCGTGTCGTTAACGCCGGCTGCTGGCGCACAAGGTGAATTCGCCGGTGTGGCGATGATTCGTGCCTATCACGATGCGCGCGGCGATCATGCGCGTACCGAGATCATTGTGCCCGATGCAGCGCACGGTACCAATCCGGCGACGGCGGTGATGTGTGGTTACAAGGTACACGAACTGCCGACCAAGGATGATGGCGACATCGATTTAGACGCGCTCAAGGCTGCGGTGGGGCCGCAAACGGCAGGTATCATGTTGACCAATCCGTCGACGCTCGGTGTGTTCGAGCGTCGCATTAAGGAAATCGCCAGGATTGTGCATGAGGCCGGTGGTCTATTGTATTACGACGGTGCCAATCTCAACGCCATTCTCGGTAAAGTACGTCCGGGTGAAATGGGCTTTGATGTGATACACATGAATCTGCACAAAACTTTTTCCACGCCGCACGGTGGCGGCGGTCCAGGCGCGGGTCCGGTCGGCGTTAGTGAACGCTTGGTTCCGTTTCTGCCGGTGCCAGTGGTTGATTATGATGGCAAGCAATACCGCTGGTTGACGGAAAAAGATCGGCCGCAAACCATCGGTCGGCTGTCTGCCTTTAGCGGTAATGTCGGTGTGTTGTTGCGGGCCTACGTGTATGCCCGTTTGCTGGGCAGCGAGGGTATGGAGCGAGTCGGTGATTACGCCACGCTCAATGCCAACTATTTGATGGCACAGTTGCGCAAGGCCGGGTTTGATGCGGCCTATCCGCAACGGCGTGCGACGCATGAATTTATCATTACGCTCAAGCGGCAGGCGAAAGAGTACAACGCAACAGCCATGGATTTTGCCAAGCGGTTACTCGATTACGGATTCCATGCGCCGACGACTTACTTCCCGTTGCTGGTGCCGGAGTGTTTGTTGATCGAGCCGACGGAAACCGAGGCCAAGCAGGATCTGGATGGCTTTATCGATGCCATGACCAAGATCGAACACGAGGCGCGTGAAAATTCAGATCATCTCAAGGGTGCGCCATACACCTTGCCGGTGCGGCGTCTGGATGATGTGCGCGCCGCGCGTGAGTTGGATCTGACCTGGAAACCGGCTGTACATGGCTAA
- a CDS encoding UbiH/UbiF/VisC/COQ6 family ubiquinone biosynthesis hydroxylase encodes MSHRYDVMIVGGGMVGLTVACALADSGLKIAVLEQQAPSHELPLHYGMRTSAITHASRRVFEAIGVWEAMLAQRVSPFREMHVWDASGEGQIHFDAADSGVADLGYIIENQVIQSALWQRAQMLSNVELLCPAQWQHWREEIDHVVLQLEDGRELRTRLVVGADGARSRLREQAGIAVKGWGYDQHAVVATVKTEHSHQRTAWQRFLPTGPLAFLPLPDLHYCSIVWSTTPAQATELLALDEQDFAARLGEAFEYKLGRIVDVGVRGKFPLRLQHAVDYVKPRLALVGDAAHAIHPLAGQGVNLGLLDAAALVEVILAANAKSRDIGSLATLRRYERWRKGHNLAMMVSMDGFKRLFGSAAAPVRWARNVGLNLTNTAGPVKHLFMDLAMGEMGDLPSLAMLNRIA; translated from the coding sequence ATGTCGCATCGATACGATGTCATGATTGTTGGCGGCGGCATGGTTGGCTTGACGGTGGCCTGTGCACTAGCTGATTCCGGATTAAAAATCGCGGTGCTGGAGCAGCAAGCGCCAAGCCACGAATTGCCATTGCACTATGGCATGCGCACATCGGCAATCACGCACGCCTCGCGCCGCGTGTTTGAGGCGATTGGTGTCTGGGAAGCAATGCTGGCGCAGCGCGTCAGTCCGTTTCGGGAAATGCATGTCTGGGATGCCAGTGGCGAAGGTCAAATTCATTTCGATGCCGCGGACAGTGGCGTCGCCGATCTTGGCTACATCATCGAAAATCAGGTGATTCAATCCGCGTTGTGGCAGCGCGCGCAAATGCTGAGCAATGTGGAATTATTGTGTCCGGCACAGTGGCAACACTGGCGCGAGGAAATAGATCACGTCGTTTTGCAGTTGGAAGATGGTCGCGAATTACGTACACGGCTGGTGGTCGGCGCCGATGGCGCCCGTTCGCGCTTACGTGAACAGGCTGGGATTGCGGTGAAAGGTTGGGGCTATGATCAACACGCCGTCGTTGCCACCGTCAAAACCGAACACTCGCATCAGCGCACCGCCTGGCAGCGTTTTTTGCCGACGGGTCCGCTGGCATTTTTGCCGTTGCCTGATCTGCATTATTGTTCCATCGTCTGGTCAACCACGCCAGCGCAAGCGACAGAGTTGCTGGCGCTGGATGAACAAGATTTTGCCGCGCGCCTGGGTGAGGCCTTCGAATACAAGCTCGGTCGCATTGTTGACGTCGGCGTGCGCGGCAAATTTCCGCTGCGCTTGCAGCATGCCGTCGATTACGTCAAACCGCGGTTGGCTCTGGTCGGTGATGCCGCACATGCGATACATCCGCTGGCAGGTCAGGGTGTCAATCTTGGTCTACTCGATGCCGCTGCGCTCGTCGAAGTGATTCTTGCCGCGAATGCCAAATCACGTGATATCGGCAGTCTTGCCACCCTGCGCCGCTACGAACGCTGGCGCAAGGGCCACAACCTCGCCATGATGGTATCAATGGATGGTTTCAAACGTCTGTTCGGTTCCGCTGCCGCGCCTGTCCGCTGGGCGCGCAATGTCGGCCTCAATCTTACTAATACTGCCGGTCCGGTGAAGCATCTGTTCATGGATCTGGCGATGGGTGAGATGGGTGATTTGCCGAGTCTGGCGATGTTGAATCGCATTGCGTAG
- the gcvH gene encoding glycine cleavage system protein GcvH translates to MSNIPANLKYVKTHEWVEVLKDGTARIGITDHAQELLGDMVFVDLPEVGRKIGAGEECAVVESVKAASDVYSPLAGEIVEVNESLQGNPDLVNKAPYSEGWLMRLKLTNPADVNGLLDAAAYSKVVAEEH, encoded by the coding sequence ATGAGTAACATTCCCGCAAATCTAAAATATGTCAAAACTCACGAATGGGTTGAGGTGCTGAAAGATGGTACCGCTCGTATCGGGATTACCGATCATGCTCAGGAGTTGCTGGGTGATATGGTGTTTGTCGACTTGCCAGAAGTGGGTCGCAAGATCGGCGCCGGTGAGGAGTGCGCGGTAGTGGAATCGGTGAAGGCGGCGTCTGATGTTTACAGCCCGTTGGCGGGAGAAATCGTCGAGGTGAATGAATCGCTGCAAGGCAATCCCGATCTGGTCAATAAGGCACCTTATTCTGAAGGCTGGTTGATGCGGTTGAAGCTGACGAATCCTGCCGATGTCAATGGTCTGCTCGATGCTGCTGCCTATTCCAAAGTCGTGGCCGAAGAACATTAA
- the lipA gene encoding lipoyl synthase, giving the protein MSRSEINIPVFDHSALPNVGRMPSWIRQPLGGEGNYGGTAGAVHGEQLHTVCESARCPNRAECWSRGTATFMLLGDVCTRACGFCAVKTGRPEGVVDQDEPARVAAAVARLGLDYVVLTSVNRDDLADGGAEIFAATLRHLRLQQSTIGLEILTPDFQQDQISAVATICDAVAGNALVWGHNVETVPSLYRTVRKGSKYERSLDLLALAAQQPRVEAKSAIMLGLGESQDEVLAVLRDLRAVGVKRVALGQYLRPTRFHLPVKEYITLEQFADYETEAKNIGFSWVKAGPLVRSSYHAEDGYTF; this is encoded by the coding sequence ATGTCCCGTAGTGAAATCAACATCCCGGTCTTCGATCATTCGGCATTGCCGAATGTCGGACGTATGCCATCCTGGATCCGCCAGCCCTTGGGCGGTGAGGGGAACTATGGCGGGACAGCCGGGGCGGTTCATGGCGAACAACTACATACGGTGTGTGAATCGGCGCGTTGCCCGAATCGTGCCGAGTGCTGGAGCCGTGGTACGGCGACGTTTATGTTGCTGGGCGATGTCTGTACCCGCGCCTGCGGTTTTTGCGCGGTGAAGACCGGCCGTCCTGAAGGTGTGGTAGATCAGGATGAGCCAGCGCGTGTGGCTGCCGCCGTGGCGCGCTTGGGGTTGGATTATGTGGTGCTGACGTCGGTCAATCGTGACGATCTGGCCGATGGCGGCGCGGAAATTTTTGCGGCCACCTTGCGTCATTTGCGTCTGCAACAGTCGACGATTGGGCTGGAGATTCTGACCCCCGATTTTCAGCAGGATCAGATATCGGCGGTGGCAACGATTTGCGATGCGGTTGCTGGCAATGCGTTGGTTTGGGGGCATAATGTCGAAACTGTGCCCAGCCTCTATCGCACGGTGCGCAAAGGTTCAAAATACGAACGTTCGCTGGATTTGCTGGCGCTGGCGGCGCAGCAACCGCGCGTTGAGGCCAAGTCGGCGATCATGCTCGGTCTGGGCGAGTCGCAGGATGAAGTGCTGGCGGTGTTGCGCGATTTGCGCGCTGTGGGTGTGAAACGGGTAGCGCTGGGACAATATTTGCGCCCGACGCGATTTCATCTGCCGGTCAAGGAATACATTACGTTAGAACAATTTGCAGATTACGAAACAGAGGCGAAGAATATAGGCTTTTCTTGGGTTAAAGCGGGCCCCCTTGTTCGCTCTTCATATCACGCCGAAGACGGCTATACATTTTAA
- the ubiH gene encoding 2-octaprenyl-6-methoxyphenyl hydroxylase, whose protein sequence is MSIDFDVLIVGGGMVGASMACALSPLPLRIGVIEAVPFRSASQPSYDDRAIALAYGSSKIIDSMGLWSALNDQVTAIKKIHVSDRGHCGMTRIDSRSEGVSALGYVVENRAMGAVLGAALAEHKNIELICPAELTSLEVTSDETRVTVRHSGISTTLNAQLVIAADGGSSVTRNLLNIDTRHWDYNQTAVIANVTPSQFHEHVAYERFTDSGPVAILPNAPPGSDDPNRCSLVWTVRRGDESRVLGLSDEQFLAELQQRFGYRLGKLQKVGRRNAYPLALVRAKEHVRPRMALIGNAAHTLHPIAGQGFNLGLRDVAVLADVLAAACDNKEDIGALPVLQRYAEWRTWDHRRVIGLTDSLARLFSNPLLPVAAARNAGLLALDLLPPLKKILTRQTMGLAGKLPRLARGLPLVEEVR, encoded by the coding sequence ATGAGCATCGACTTTGATGTGTTGATAGTCGGCGGTGGCATGGTCGGTGCCAGCATGGCCTGCGCCTTGAGCCCGCTGCCGTTGCGCATTGGTGTCATCGAGGCGGTGCCGTTTCGCTCAGCGAGTCAGCCCAGTTACGATGATCGCGCCATCGCGCTGGCCTATGGCTCAAGCAAGATTATCGACAGCATGGGCCTGTGGTCGGCGCTGAATGATCAAGTGACTGCGATTAAAAAAATTCATGTCTCGGATCGTGGTCATTGCGGCATGACGCGTATCGATAGCCGCAGTGAAGGCGTGTCGGCGCTGGGATATGTCGTTGAAAATCGTGCCATGGGCGCAGTGCTGGGCGCGGCACTGGCCGAACACAAAAATATTGAACTGATTTGTCCGGCAGAATTAACTTCCTTGGAAGTTACATCTGACGAAACTCGGGTTACTGTTCGTCACTCAGGCATCTCCACGACATTGAATGCACAGTTAGTGATCGCTGCCGATGGCGGCAGTTCTGTGACGCGAAATTTGCTCAATATCGATACCCGCCACTGGGATTACAACCAAACTGCCGTGATCGCCAATGTCACGCCGTCGCAATTTCATGAACATGTTGCTTATGAGCGGTTCACTGATTCCGGGCCGGTGGCGATCTTGCCCAATGCGCCACCAGGCAGTGACGACCCGAATCGTTGCAGCCTTGTGTGGACGGTGCGGCGAGGTGATGAGTCGCGCGTGCTGGGATTGTCCGATGAACAATTTTTGGCAGAGCTGCAACAGCGCTTTGGTTACCGTCTTGGCAAACTGCAAAAAGTCGGCCGCCGCAATGCGTATCCTTTGGCATTAGTGCGCGCCAAAGAACATGTGCGGCCACGCATGGCCTTGATCGGTAATGCCGCGCATACACTGCATCCGATTGCGGGCCAGGGATTCAATCTCGGTTTGCGCGATGTGGCGGTGCTGGCGGATGTGCTGGCAGCAGCCTGTGACAACAAAGAAGATATCGGCGCTTTGCCTGTGTTGCAGCGTTACGCCGAGTGGCGAACCTGGGATCACCGGCGCGTGATTGGTTTGACCGATAGTTTGGCGCGCTTGTTTAGCAATCCTTTGCTGCCAGTGGCTGCGGCGCGTAATGCCGGATTGCTGGCGCTCGATTTGTTGCCACCGCTGAAAAAAATACTCACGCGGCAGACGATGGGTTTGGCCGGGAAATTGCCGCGCCTGGCACGTGGTCTACCGTTGGTTGAAGAGGTGCGCTGA